The Deltaproteobacteria bacterium genome contains the following window.
TCAACGATGGATATGGTGAAATCAAGACAAGCAGGTGGCAGTGGTAGTAGTGTTGATCGCGATAAGAATAAACGAGAATCTGCCAACCATACGGTGCGAGTAGTTAGTAGTAAAGTTCAAACATTAGCGAATGCCGCAGAGTTAAAGAGTATGCTGCTGATTACCCTTGAACACAGTAAGTGCACCCTGAAAACTCGGTTAACTATCGTAATTATGGTTGATGCTAATGGCGTGATTGTTGCGGTACAAATAAAAGAGTCACACGGCCAAGAGTTTGCAGCATGCTTACGCAAAATTCTTATGGGCAAAGCTACAGGTGCTAAAGCTCAAGGGTCAAATATTGGGCATTTGCTGATGGAGGTTGAACCTGCAAAATAATTTAGCGCTATGCGTTATAGCGGTTAACCGTAAATAACAATATATTTATCGAGAAGCTGAGTTAAATAATCAGCTTCTCGATTTTTTTATCTAGAATTTGTCCGAGTTTTTGCTTCTTAGCCGCTAGTGGATCTAACATAGACGAACTTGTTGCTACGATTTTTGATTCAAGTAAAATACTATTAAAGAAAGGAGTGACATCGTGATCGCAAACCAGCATTGGTCATTATGCCTACTAGCAGGGATGTTACTTAGCTGTAGTGGTGTATCAGAAGAGCGTGTAGCAGCACTTGAAGAACAACTTGCAGCGCTAAAACAACAACAATCAACAAATGCCGATGGCAGCACTCAGGTGCGCGAAGATGTCACTAAACAGATTAGTTCGGTTCAAGAGAGCCAAAAAAATCTCGAAGCAACACTTGAAACAATAAGTCGTGAATTGGCAAAAGTCGTAGCCCAGAAAAATGAGCCTAAAGCTAAAGCAAAACCAGCCCCCACGACAAATTCATGGGCTTTAACTGCTCTAGTGTTAGGTTTAAAACCCAATGGCAATGTAAATGTTGAAGGTGATAATTATAGCGTTAATCGTCAGTGGCTAATTGAAGAGTTGCGTTTTGCTTTAGCTAAAAAGCAGGTGCCTAAACTAACATTTGACCGCAAAAATCAAGGGGTGGCTTTACGAGGAGTTAAGCCAAAAAGCCTTTTTACTATGTTAGGCGCAAAAAATAATGATGTTATTATGGCTATTGGCGGGCAGAATACCTCAAGTGTACAAGAAATAATGGACGCATTAAAACAAACTCAATCGCCAGTGGTGATTAAGATCAAACGTAAAGGAAAAGAATTGCAGCAGCAGTATATTTTAGTTGATTAAAGTGGTAATTTTCAGTTTTAAAGTTTTTTTGAGATGGACAATACGTTAAATGATACTACTTTGGTGTATAGTGGATGTATTTAAACAGACTACGCGATAAGAAAAAATATAGCGATGGTTGACGAGCAGAAGTCCACGGTGCGACAACATCGCGTCGATCTAAATATCAAGATCGATATGAAGTACCCTGATCGCGATACCTTTATTGATCGCTTCGCCCCTAATATTTCTAGTACCGGCATTTTTATTCGCGCAGATGTTCCAGCAGCGATTGGTAGTCGTATACATTTTGATTGTCGCCTTGCTAATGGTACGCGTATTTTACGTGGTTTGGGGATTGTTCGTTGGGTTCGTACAGCAGCAGAAGCTAAGCAGATTGGTACTACTCCTGGTATGGGGGTTGATTTTGTCGATCTCGATGCTGATAGTGAGCAATTAATAAATCTGATAGTAACTATTTATGGTGAAGGCAAATTAGCACCCAAACGGGCTAAGCCTGCTCAACGTCAATCATCTTCAGTTCAAAAGCACAGCAATTATACAGCGACGCCGTTTGATCATAGCGCCGCAGAACTTGAACACGATGAAGCTAATGCGCTTGATGCTTTACTTGGCAGCAGCTTTGGCGAGGAAATCAAAAAAGCAGATGAAATTCAGAGCGCAGCCGAATTTAAATTTGAGTTAGAAACAAAACCAGAAACTCAGCTAGATATAGAATCAGAAACACAAGCACCGCAATTAGAAGCTAAAGAAGAAGAAGAAGAAGAAGAAGTAGAAGAAGTAGAACAAGAACAAGAGATATCAGAGCCAGGAATAGAAGTAGAATTAGGTGAAGATATTGAGACAGAAACAAGAGAAGCAACCAAAGCAGAAACAGTTTTTAATCAAGAATTAGGGCAGGAACTAGAGCCAGACTTAAAACCTGAGCCAGAAACAGAGCCGGAATCAGGGTCAGAAATAGAATCCGAAACAGAGTTAGAAACAGAACCCGAATCAGAGTCGGAGCCAGAGTTAGAGCCAGAGCAAGTTTTGAATCTAGAGTTAGAGTCCGAACCAGAGCCAAAACCAGAGCCAGAATCAAACTTAAAACTAGAATCAAAACCCGAATCAGTAGTCGAAGCAACACCTGACTCAGAATCTGTTGTTGAACTAACCGCACAAGAAGAAAAAGGACAAGAAACCACAGCAAAAGATATAACTGAATCTGAAGCCACATCGAATTTACCTTCAGCAGCGGAACATGAAGAAGCTATTGAATCTCAAGATGCAGCAACAGTAGATTTAAAAAAAGAACCCGAGTTAGAACCAGAATCGACTGCTATAGATGATACTTCATTTGAACCAGAGGCTGCAGCAAGTGCATTAACTGACAGCGCATCACAGCCAGAATCAGAACTAGAACCAGAACTCGAATCACAACCAGAACCAGCACTAGAGTCACAATCGGAACTAGAACCACCACAATCAGAAATAGGATCAGAAGCAGCAGAAACATCTTTTGAGGGTGATGCAGAACAACAACCTGAAAGCCAAGTGATTGATAGGCCTATATTACAAGCAGTTTCAAATCAGATTAATTACTGCACGCAGCTTGTTTTAGTTGATGAAAATGAACAACCCGTTGGTGAAGTTCTACAAACTCTACCTACCACAGCAGAGCGACTAGCTACAGAATCAATATCAGCAGCAGACGCCGAACTTATTTGTGATTTGGCTTCAAGTCGCTGGCGTTGCGCTTTGGTTCAAAAAGGCGCTGATTTTGCAAACTATGGTGATAGTATTGCGGTGCTTGCCGGAGCAGGTGATAAAGCAATAGAATTGCCATCGCCCCTAAGTTGGCTGGTGGCACCGTGGCCAGCTTCGCGAGCACGAGTGTTAGCTCGTCGATTGGGACTGCAACTGATAGACGATGATAGTGGCTTTCCGGCGGTGCGCTGGCATGATTTTATCTTATCGAGCGGGGTAATAATACATAACGCACTCGAGCAAGTGCTTAGTGCCTGTGCTTTTAAAGTAATGCCACAACAAGCGCGATTAATTATGCCAAGCTCAACTAGCGCAGCAGCCAAACGTTTAGTGTTACGGCGATTAGCCGGTTTAGGATTAAGTCGTTGCGAGGTTATTGCTGCGCCTAATACCATCTTAAATTGTGTTTCAACCATTAAAACTTCCAAGGTATTAGTGGTTGAGGTGCTTGCTTTTGAAACTCGTCTAACTTTGTTAGATGCAGATGCTAAAAGCATTGCTAATGCCACTTCAGTAGCGGCTAGCTATGTTTGTGCCGATGCAGCACTTGCCTCTAGT
Protein-coding sequences here:
- a CDS encoding TIGR02266 family protein translates to MRQHRVDLNIKIDMKYPDRDTFIDRFAPNISSTGIFIRADVPAAIGSRIHFDCRLANGTRILRGLGIVRWVRTAAEAKQIGTTPGMGVDFVDLDADSEQLINLIVTIYGEGKLAPKRAKPAQRQSSSVQKHSNYTATPFDHSAAELEHDEANALDALLGSSFGEEIKKADEIQSAAEFKFELETKPETQLDIESETQAPQLEAKEEEEEEEVEEVEQEQEISEPGIEVELGEDIETETREATKAETVFNQELGQELEPDLKPEPETEPESGSEIESETELETEPESESEPELEPEQVLNLELESEPEPKPEPESNLKLESKPESVVEATPDSESVVELTAQEEKGQETTAKDITESEATSNLPSAAEHEEAIESQDAATVDLKKEPELEPESTAIDDTSFEPEAAASALTDSASQPESELEPELESQPEPALESQSELEPPQSEIGSEAAETSFEGDAEQQPESQVIDRPILQAVSNQINYCTQLVLVDENEQPVGEVLQTLPTTAERLATESISAADAELICDLASSRWRCALVQKGADFANYGDSIAVLAGAGDKAIELPSPLSWLVAPWPASRARVLARRLGLQLIDDDSGFPAVRWHDFILSSGVIIHNALEQVLSACAFKVMPQQARLIMPSSTSAAAKRLVLRRLAGLGLSRCEVIAAPNTILNCVSTIKTSKVLVVEVLAFETRLTLLDADAKSIANATSVAASYVCADAALASSWASLLPPVVLEKAESWQSTLITSARKARHFKPQGPWRLNTGAQSIIIASSLANKAYATLSENLALTCELVTSAYGVDSSELTVIVAPEEPLWMGLSDTFNDVFGHEPIVLDADPWLRLRGLKAK